From a region of the Pristis pectinata isolate sPriPec2 chromosome 2, sPriPec2.1.pri, whole genome shotgun sequence genome:
- the LOC127585768 gene encoding stanniocalcin-2-like, translated as MNCYPAVEMEARVLLLLFTLSCLLAAAGAADVTEPLGESGSAAAPGEEQLYPQRAVETNACLHHISDAGCDTFQCLENTTSKLDDPLHEICTDFLQNAGNFDIQGKQFKDFLKCSAIGIKSRFSSSVTRCAAVQRILVHVQAKCYQQHNICAASNSNIDALVNTIDLNKIHMNGAYLEYVRFLFDCGNNITVAIRSHLQS; from the exons tgttacCCTGCCGTGGAGATGGAGGCTCGCGTGTTGCTGCTACTTTTCACCCTGAGCTGTCTGCTCGCTGCTGCGGGGGCTGCTGATGTGACTGAGCCGCTGGGGGAGAGCGGCTCCGCCGCCGCCCCAGGGGAAGAGCAACTGTACCCGCAACGTGCAG TTGAAACAAATGCCTGTCTGCACCACATATCAGATGCAGGATGTGAtacttttcaatgtctggaaaacACAACCTCTAAACTAGATGACCCCTTGCATGAAATCTGCACAGACTTTCTTCAGAATGCAGGCAATTTTGATATACAG ggaaaacaattcaaAGATTTCCTGAAGTGCAGTGCCATTGGGATCAAGTCCAGATTCAGCAGCAGTGTTACCAGATGTGCTGCAGTGCAAAGGATCCTTGTTCATGTGCAAGCAAAATGTTACCAGCAACATAACATCTGTGCTGCATCAAACAGCAATATTGATGCTTTAGTGAACACGATTGATCTTAACAAAATACATATGAATGG GGCATACTTGGAATATGTGAGGTTCCTGTTTGACTGTGGTAACAACATTACTGTTGCCATAAGAAGTCATCTGCAGTCTTGA